Genomic segment of Arctopsyche grandis isolate Sample6627 chromosome 11, ASM5162203v2, whole genome shotgun sequence:
caattttgttttttaatctcTTTCATAGTTAATATTCTGGTTTTCTTCGTCTATTTCGGTTTCTAACAAGTTGACAAATTTCATCAGATTAGCTCCACTATCTTTTGTTATAGAGTAAATTTGTTTaatatcgatattatatttttataaaaatttaaaaacatatttttaaccaTTTGAATGGTGACCAACGCTGATTGGCGTTTTGCTAATAAGTCCACAGGcctgcaaaacgccgataggcgttttaaattacatatgtatgtataaagtaaacaagaatactacctgctaagcctttaaatcagtggttcttaaccttttcaGTGAGCCGCACCCCTTTGAATCTGAAAACATGTTCCAACCCcttgaaaaatgagttttggaatctttaatacatttattgcaAGCTTTTTTCCTTggcccacatacatatatgccactTGATAGGAAACTTTTAACAAGGGCTTTTGAATTGTTGCGCCACCTAATTTTGTGATTGTACCACTGGCATCAAATAGAGCCTTCTTTGACTTCGAGATGTTCAAACTATGACCTGTACCTTTACCACCATACATATTGTTGAAATATTCTAACAACTTTGATGTTTTAAGATTGGAGTTTGAAAATATCTTGGAACATAAGATGCATTGAGGTCGTTGTGTACCATATTTTTCTGTTGTATAAGTGAATCCGTAAACAACATAATCCTCTTTCCATTGGCGTTTTTTTGACATGGCGGGGTTTATTATtgtcaaataataataagaaagaacgtataaaataataataatgtatacttcaaaattttgcgagaaaaattcttaatacattcaattatatacttcttttgtttattttatattgttgcaagatatattagagagtctaacacacacctttataaaactcgaaatcctcggcggtagctaTCTAGGTTAGTGAtgtagggtttgtttggattagctacaatttttacacctgctttctattgtatttctaaataattctagttggaattgttggcgaaattttcaacgtggcgggctctcaacagaaaagacgtcagcactcatagagttaatatatgtacttccatcctgtatgtttgtccattaattctatcattcccaaagtatatatgtacctatatgcaatatattaattttactgaATCGAAAACACGAACCAAAACCGGAAAAAATAGCGGTTATTTCGGTTTTCGGTTCGGGTCCCTGCAATTGACACACAAAAAGATAATGTTCTGAAAATGCAATAACACATAATAATTAGAATAATTGTTTTGAAAGTGTGGTGGTTGAGCAGGGCAGGGCAGGGCAGGGCGCACGCGTGCCGAGAGAAGTACCCCTGGCCTGAGAAGTAAGTGCTGGTGCTGGTGGTGTATAGTGTTGGTACCTGGTGGTTGGTGGCGGTGGcggtggtagtggtagtggtggtggtggtggtggggggTCGAGAaaaccaaaccaaaccaaaccaaaccaGCTGTCAGTCGTTCGGCATTCAGTCGGCTCTCGATCGGGCCGAAAGGAGCACGTTTCGTGTGCGCGTGTAACGTAACATTACTTACCCTCGTAACGTAACTTACGCGACTAAACTTATTCGCTAATCAGGATCATCACACCGATCACACCACTTAATCACCGTCTTCGTTGTCgtacaaatttattatatctGCTATACAACACATTTGTTATTTGTTATGGTGAACTCGTAAGTTGACTATGAGGCCGTTTGGACTTATGGCGACTATGGGGTTCGTTTCCTTGGTGATCGTCCTGCTGGATGTGGTGCTCGGAGCCGACTCCTGGAGTGCTTATCTGGAGCAGCCTTGCTGTGGGGCTTCAGCCGGACACCACAAAATGAGACATCACAGaggtaaacaaaacaaatacaaaCTTTGACGATTACTTTTCGAATTCCATCCATATTTGCATTTAcactttatttacattaaatttcaagtattcattcatatatatattaagattttcatCATAGCATGATTAGTACATAGTTAGTTTTTAACTCACGTAAAGAGTTATTTTAGAATATGCTGTGATATTATTAGCGACTTTGTTCAATGAAAAAGGATCacagtatgtaaaaatatttaaattaaattattatatgataaaaatattattaaacttgaATTCATTCATGAGATTTTGTTTTCAAAGACATTCTAACGGGTCTAAAATTCTAATACGAATTTTGTAATaaagtttcattacttttcaccATAGCATGATTAgtacacatgtacgtacatagttaGTTTTTAACTCTCGTAAAGAGTTATTTTAGAATATGCTGTGATATTATTAGCGACTTTGTTCAATGAAAAAGGATCacagtatgtaaaaatatttaaatgaaattattatatgataaaaatattattaaacttgaATTCATTCATGAGATTTTGTTTTCAAAGACATTCTAACGGGTCTAAAATTCTAATACGAATTTTGTAATaaagtttcattacttttcaccATAGCATGATTAGTACCTACATACAGTTAGTTAGTTTTTAATTCACATAAAgagttattttaaaatatgttgtgATATTTGATacgactttttttaattaaaaaggatCACAGTATGTACaagtattcaaattaaattattatatgataaaaattttattaaacttgaATTCATTCATGAGATTTTGTTTTCCAAGTCATTCTAATGGGTCTAAAATTCTAATCCGAATTTTGTAATaaagtttcattacttttcacaaaacttgctgtGAGTTTAATTTAGTTGAAATAAAGACATAATttaaatctaatacatatatgatacttttaattattgtttatattgattttaataaactTGATGGTATAAAAGTCCCGttaaatgaattaatattaacgattttTTTACGTGAAgttttacatgcatacaaacctgtttaatttgtgaatatttcttcccattgtttattttgaaaactCACTTATACGAAAAAATACGCAtgccattaaataaaaattaattaaagtgcTTAGTTTGCATAGACAATATCTattatgattataaaaaaaattgttaatgtttttgctactaaataaattattcatttgatacGTCAGTTCCTGTGTCTCAACGGCGAAAATCTATCGCAAATCACACATTGCGTTTTGAAATCAGGAAGTACAATTTTTCATCCTGAAATAAAGTTATCGTAAACTCTTTTCcgttatatgtagtatgtatgtaggtacatacatacatagttatcgTGCTAAATACGAGAGATttcattcataaattgttaATAAGGATTTTGAAACGTTGTTAAATTACACGAAGAAATGATTAAATCAGAGTTTACACAAGATCAACGTAAATGCAGATAAATTCAGAACCATATTTAACTTCTGTTAATGATTCcatttgtatgtaaatgcgTAAAATTCGGATTAATTAAGTTCTAAATGTGAGTAGGtacttaaattgtaaaatgtattCGGAGTAGATATG
This window contains:
- the LOC143919226 gene encoding protein FAM200C-like; the encoded protein is MSKKRQWKEDYVVYGFTYTTEKYGTQRPQCILCSKIFSNSNLKTSKLLEYFNNMYGGKGTGHSLNISKSKKALFDASGTITKLGGATIQKPLLKVSYQVGLEHVFRFKGVRLTEKVKNH